A stretch of Chionomys nivalis chromosome 2, mChiNiv1.1, whole genome shotgun sequence DNA encodes these proteins:
- the LOC130868046 gene encoding leukocyte immunoglobulin-like receptor subfamily B member 3A has protein sequence MSTFIALLCLGMTLCPGTPVLTGTLPKSILRAQPDTVVSKQTNVTLLCEGMKGAKEFHIYRDGVRYTQFTQTLLKPENKAEFSISNIDQNHAGRYQCCYQTHDGWSDYSDTLKLVVTGEHSKPSLSAQLSPVVTSGGNVTLQCDSRQRHDRFVLIKEGPQKLSWILDSQYNFSNRQYQALFFVGPVTSNQRWTFRCYSFDRNRPLVWSEPSDPLELLVSGTLHKPTIKAEPGTVIAYKSAMTTLCQGSRDAELYTLHKQGIPKPWVTRSPEKPRKKKANFSIPSVTEKHVGIYQCYYYSMAGWSDHSDTLEIVVTGLSKKPTLLTHQGHILNLSKNLTLQCSSDINYDRFALYKVGGNDFTQDHGQWTQDGLSFANFTLGSVSNSTGGQYRCYGAHNLSSEWSASSDPLDILITGHFPVTPVLSVKLNSTLPPGDYVTLLCWSRNPVDTFILYKEGKVHQPQRQKAMFQDSQYQAEFTLSAVTSAVSGSYRCYGSQNSSLYLLSYASAPVELIVSGPTEASSLPPSKSLPPSQPMPTPGLENCLMALVGVSVAFLLLPFILIFLLLLQRQQGKFRKKAKKKTEFHVPAGAAELVIRDRGPHERSNRAAATQEESLCEIKRVLGMETSKNSALQGWWRGSGVFADASVEDIQLEDGVELHSWFVFVKIHLQEFRTWHQPLAIISSPDSESSPTAGGGSGCPSLSLFVFSLSYTGAKDTQNPGTSGSS, from the exons ATGTCCACCTTTATAGCCCTGCTCTGTCTGG GAATGACTCTGTGTCCTGGGACGCCAGTGCTGACAG GAACCCTGCCTAAGTCTATACTAAGAGCACAGCCAGATACTGTGGTCTCCAAGCAGACTAACGTGACCTTATTGTGTGAGGGTATGAAAGGAGCCAAAGAGTTCCATATCTACAGAGATGGAGTTCGATATACTCAGTTCACACAGACTCTACTAAAGCCTGAGAACAAGGCTGAATTCTCCATCTCAAACATTGACCAGAACCATGCAGGGAGATATCAATGCTGCTATCAGACCCATGATGGATGGTCAGACTACAGTGACACCTTGAAGCTGGTGGTGACAG GAGAACACAGTAAACCCAGTCTGTCAGCCCAGCTCAGCCCAGTGGTGACCTCAGGAGGAAATGTCACCCTCCAGTGTGACTCACGGCAGCGACATGACAGGTTTGTTCTCATTAAGGAAGGACCACAGAAGCTCTCCTGGATACTGGACTCACAGTATAACTTCTCTAATAGACAATACCAGGCCCTGTTCTTTGTGGGTCCTGTGACCTCCAACCAAAGGTGGACATTCAGATGCTACAGCTTTGACAGAAACAGACCACTGGTGTGGTCAGAACCCAGTGATCCACTGGAACTCCTGGTTTCAG GGACCCTCCACAAACCCACCATCAAGGCTGAGCCAGGTACTGTGATTGCCTACAAAAGTGCCATGACCACCTTGTGTCAGGGGAGCCGGGATGCAGAATTGTATACTCTTCATAAACAGGGGATCCCAAAGCCCTGGGTCACAAGGTCCCCAGAGAAgcctagaaaaaaaaaggccaatttctccatcccttctgtGACAGAGAAACATGTGGGAATATATCAATGTTACTATTACAGCATGGCAGGCTGGTCAGATCACAGTGACACCCTGGAGATTGTGGTTACAG GGCTGTCCAAGAAGCCCACCCTGCTGACTCACCAAGGCCATATCCTGAATCTTTCAAAGAATCTCACCCTACAGTGTTCCTCTGATATCAACTATGACAGATTTGCTTTGTATAAGGTGGGAGGAAATGACTTCACCCAGGACCATGGCCAGTGGACTCAGGATGGTCTCTCCTTTGCCAACTTCACACTGGGCTCTGTGAGTAACTCTACTGGTGGCCAGTACAGATGCTACGGTGCACACAACCTCTCTTCTGAGTGGTCAGCCTCCAGTGACCCCTTGGACATTCTGATCACAG GACACTTTCCTGTCACTCCTGTTCTCTCAGTGAAGCTTAACTCAACACTACCTCCAGGAGACTATGTGACGCTTCTGTGTTGGTCAAGAAACCCCGTGGACACTTTCATTCTGTACAAGGAGGGAAAAGTCCATCAACCTCAGCGACAAAAAGCAATGTTCCAAGATTCGCAGTACCAGGCAGAATTCACCCTGAGTGCTGTGACCTCTGCTGTCTCAGGAAGCTACAGGTGCTATGGTTCTCAAAACTCATCGCTATACCTGTTGTCATATGCCAGTGCCCCCGTGGAGCTCATCGTTTCAG GACCCACTGAAGCATCCAGCCTGCCACCATCAAAGTCCCTGCCACCATCACAGCCCATGCCAACACCTG GACTGGAAAACTGCCTAATGGCTCTGGTTGGAGTGTCTGTGGCCTTCCTCTTGTTACCATtcatcctcatcttcctccttctcctacaAAGGCAACAGGGAAAATTCAGAAAGAAAG ccaagaaaaagacagaattcCACGTTCCTGCAGGGGCTGCAGAGCTAGTAATCAGAGATAGGGGCCCCCACGAGAG ATCAAACAGAGCTGCTGCCACCCAGGAAGAAAGCCTTTGTGAGATAAAGAGGGTCCTAGGGATGGAAACATCTAAAAACTCAGCATTGCAGGGGTGGTGGAGAGGCTCTGGGGTCTTTGCTG ATGCTTCAGTGGAGGACATACAACTTGAGGATGGTGTGGAACTGCACAGTTGG